The DNA region TGGAACATTCACTGGAATCATGGGAAAGTTTCAGAAACGATCAATCGAACTGGGAATTTTGGGAGCGCTGATGAGATCCGATCGGATGGAGGTAGTAGACTATACAATCGTTACGATGATCGTCAAATCGAGCATTATTTTCAAGCAACCTCCACTTTCGTTggtatcaaacatttatgagtTACCGTTTAGCACTGGAGTTTGGTTCAGTTGTGGGGGATTTGTGGTCTTTTACTGGATCACGTTGGTGTTGTTCAGGTTGATCACCAAAACGGAACCGTTCACCGTTCAGGAGTCGTTGTACTACATGATTGGGACAATCTGTCAGCAAAACGTTGAATTGATGCCCCATTTTAACTCTGCAAAGTTGATGTTCTTTTTCGCACATTTGACGAGCTTTTTCATTTTCACCTCCTACTCAGCAAGTATCGTTGCCCTGCTGCAGAGTCCAAGTCGGGCTATAACCACGGTGGCTGATCTTGCAGCTTCTCCGTTCAAGGCCGGTTCGATGGATGCGATTTACGCGTTTGTATACTTTAACGAAAGCAAGGATCCTGCAGTCAAGGAGCTGTTCCAGAAGAAGATGAAACCTTTGGGCAAGAAGGCCTTCACCGAGGCTGACGTCGGTATGCGGAGGGTTCGAGATGAGTTTTATGCTTTTTCGGTGAGATTCTTCTAGAGCTGGATGAAAATTgtattatttgaatttctcCGAAACAGGTCGAAGTCAACGCAGCATATCTGCTGATTAAGGAGACCTTCACCCCTCAGGACGTGTGCAAGGTGTACGAGCTGGAGGCCATCAAGTTGCCACCGTTTTCGATTCCGGTGCTAAAGGGAAGCAAATATCGTGAACTGCTCCGACAGCGACTCATTTGGCAACGGGAGGTTGGCATCATTCGCCGATACAACTTGATTTGGATCGCCCAGAAACCCACGTGCGAGTCAGGAGCGGCTGCTTTCAATTCGGTTGGCCTTAATGAACTGCGATACGTGTGCATCTTCATGATCATTGGTTTTGGAGTGGCATTTTTGCTGTTGGCTTGCGAGATTGCTTGGAAGAAGCAGCAAAATAAGCGAATCGCGAAAGCTAAGCTCAAACAACAGCAAAGTCGAAGCACTTTGATTTCGTTTCTGAACTAACAAATTAAGAGATATTATGATTGGATCAACAAACGTGATTTAAGAGCACGTGTGGTACAAAATGTTTTACGAATTTGGGATTTTACAACTTAATCATATATTGAGGATCATGCAATTTTATAGAACAAAATTCAACTACCAAAAACTCTCTTCTATGTGAGATATTTTTGTCTGTATTTAATCGAAATGTAGAATTTTAGTGATTAAATAACAGCCTTGGTTAaagaaatttgattattttttcaattactcGTTAAATATAAATATCTACAAAAGCTTTCCACAACGCAGGAAAGCgttgaaattgaatgaaaatctCGGGGCTCGatgatttcaatttgttatCCAAATAGAACGGCGTACTGTAATTTGCATCATAGATAAAGAGTATTATGCTGTTcagatttaattaaaaataaaacatcatgATTTTCAGTGCGTATGTCTATTCAACAAATGTTTCTCTGAAccgtttacattttttcttttcCATTGTTCGAATAAGACTGGTAGCGACCAACAATtcgtaaagctttttttttattctctcgAGAAACAGTCCaacataatgttttttttgttacaatttttagtttctttattttgagtattttaattaCACATTAAGTTAAGGTTCAGCATActgccaatgtttttttttcaagacccGTTTTTAGAGCTGCATTCAATTTGGAGTGTGGAActttttataatcttttttttatttaattatttctgATCTAGCGTTATGAAGTACAATCACGTTGATGTAAATATTCGCAGAtgagttttttgttctttgcttaCAAATATATAGGTATCATTTTGTATTCAGTAAAACTGCTAACCATTACACTTAACAAGTagtcatttttgaacaaaagtAATCGTTAAATGGCATTAAAAACTTATATCAAAAGACaattaactttttgcaacagatTATAAAATAACTTACGAGATTTTTTGGTTTCACTATCGAATGCCATCCGTTGAAAATGCAGATCGTAAAATTTCTTAATACTTACAAAGTGAAGTTGTAAACGAATAGTTTAACGGATGTCATATGGCGATGGTAACGTTTTGTTTCTTTTACAATTAACCACATATTTTGTGAAGGCCTTCTATACTCTACGAACTTTAGCACAGTTCAAATCATCCAAATCTCTACAGCGTTTCGAAAAGTGAGTAGTTCCATCAATTTGCAGCAACACTAACTTAGTTGTATCATAGTACATTGAGTTCTTATGTgtatgtttgtgtgtttgtgagtGTGTTCGTGTACGGATAGCTAATTGCAATTCAACAGTTTGTTAACCAGTAGTTTCTCATAACGTGATTCCTACCATATAGCTAGTCGTCGCTGAAATcttcaagtttgaattttctttcaaaTGTGTGTTATTTTCTTGTTCAagataaaatgtttcaaaaggctTGTTCTTGTCAATACCTAACGTATGTATGTGGTAATAGTTTTATATACTGTAAGATTTGTGCAACTGTTTTGCCTTTGCTTAGGTGTGATCTAGTGATTGTTGACTATATCTCTGCTTCAGTAGGACTTTAGGCTTCGTTTGGATGAGATTACGATGATCTCCGGCCGTTTCTGTTAGTTTAAAGGATGGTGCAAGCTGAACCGTGCATGACTTCGCTGATGAACATGGGCGTTCCAGCGCCCAATCCTCCGTCAGTTTTCTCGTTTTCGTTCTGgtgggaaattaaaaaaaatggctggTTTCAAGACCCGCCGTACTACAAGGCTATTTGTATTACTCACCTGGTCATACTCGCAGTCAAAGTAACGACTCTGGCAGTCCAGGCATCGGCACTGGTCCGACATTTTGCACGTGATACCGCACTCCTTGGCGACGGCTTTGTACAGCTGTTTGCTGGATTTGTATAAAATTTCTGGCCCTTTGATCTCGGGTCGCACCACAGACCCCGAGGACGTTCCTTCGTAGGCATGGGGGTCGTACGACGACTGGCACTCATCGGTGTAGGAGCCGTCGTCCAGGTTGTCGTTGGACAGGCAGGTCTCCTCGATGTGCATGTCCTCCATTTCTTCAGCTGGATGTACGAAAAAATGTTACTACTGCATGATCAATCTTCACAATTACCAAAACTAACTCACCCAAATCTTCCATGTGTTCCTGGGCAGCCATATTGTACAGCGGATCACAAGACCCAGTACAACCGAGCAGGTTCTCCTGTGACGGTGATGTGCCAGAACTGCAGGAATACAGCGAGGAATCGATCGATTCCTGCTTCCTCGTTGTGTTGGGCGTTGCCTGTTGTTGCGATTGCTGATCGTAACTCTGCTGTTGGTCCTGCGGTGTACAAGCCGTCAGCTGCTGATTACTTCCAAACATGTCGTAGCTAGACGGCGACAGACTCAGTGTCGATGTCTTGTTGTTTTCCTTATCTAAAGCTGCAAGGCGATTCTGTAAATATGAAAGGGAAGATCGTGTTCTGTGTTCTGAACACACACTTGAGGTCAAACATAGTACGGGGTAACCAACCTCCTCTAGTACATGTTCGTACGATGGCGGTGGGCTCAACGGTATTGTGGTACCTTCGGTGTGTGTCAACGTGGGATTCACGTATCCTGTAGAAGAGGAAAAGATTACAACTCAAAATTAAGCAACCTGCTCGAACTTCCGTCAACGCCAGAATGCCACACGGTTCTGTGTGTAGTACTTCCAGAGTAGAGAAGGACCCCGGTTACCTATTCGCTCGTCGGGTGAGTCCCTGTCCCGGATTAGGGCCCGCTGGTCGTTGCTCATAGAAACTAAGCTATCGTTATTCTGCTCAGAGTCAagggtagtgctgctaccgtagGCAGCGGTATTGTTGCCGCTGCTCGACAGATAGCTGTTCGTCTGTACGATCATCTGATTAGCCTGGCTGTCGACTACGACATCCTGCTCCTGCGAGGCGCTACGGGACGAACCACTACCCATGCGGAACCTGAGCTTGAAGGGGGCCATGGTCCCGCGAACGGAAACGAACTTGGCGCGGAGCCAACTGGCGGGCTGAAcgagttttggttttagtgtAATGTTTACTACTTTTTGGTATGGTTTTTTTTGGAACAGTTCTTAGGGACTGCAATTAGAGAGAGGCAAGAGAAAGAAACCAGTGAAAGAAACAGTTACAGAAACTGAAATGAATTCTTAGAGCAATTTTGTCATAAAACGAAATTTAGCCGATTAGAGAAGAATAAAAAACGCAAAAGAAATCCTTCAATGTAAGGTAGAAAGCATCacttaataaaaagaaaaatatattcgTGCAGGAATACGATAGGAAATGAAACAACATGCAAAAGCAAATGTGGTATTCAACGAAATCGACatgtcgatgcctctgtgctctcttgtactaagtttgataattttcctgtctagttagcataagagaacaCAGAGGCATTGATGTATTGAGACCTGCTGAAAATATATGGAAGCCTACTGCAAATCACTGAACACTGAATTCAAGTTTACAAATTATGTgaagatcatgggttcgattcccatctgctccaaccttccatcggatgaggaagtaaaacgtcggtcccggccttggttgttgttaggccgttaagtccaTTCCAAGTGTGggagtcgtcagttcgaaccttGGAGTGGAAggtaaaaataggtttgggtgctctccccattaaagcatttggactcctaggttcgagcagtgcacttgcaatagagaccacaaaagacctgggagtcgttaaagtggatggtttgatttgaattaaaaaaaaactaacttaatccacctatgtggttgatgccttcctaactttttaccaaaaatgggtaccgtaaaccggggtgactttgataggatttcaatttgtttttagaatattttccaacaggtacggTTTTTcacaagattattatttttaaaacatgtactggggtagactacacaaagtccatgcactatttcggaaaatagttttttcaataatgtttagaaaaatagttacgttaaaaattcttagttttaattccggggtgactttgatagtcatagttttttcttgataaaatcatatttaagatgttcaaactctatttgtacgctaaatgtaccatcactaaagtagctgatatagtttttaagaaaaaatcaatgtttatatttagttaacgaAGTGTTTaatctttttagcaaaatacatataaatttaaggtaaaattgctaaaaagtcggaattttgcctaaaatttgttaaaaccagttttgtttataaaattatcgatttatattgcattctatactgaattcaaagcatgaatcacaagttttcacatttacatgaaatttgttcaactgaaattgcctataaatttggagatttttttatattgtgttttaaaaacacatattatttattatttacaaactttgttaaccttctcctagtggaaaattgtccaaagaatccaaaaatgcattccgttttccgattaaaaatcatgttcattgagaaaatcatgacactttgagaagtttaaaataatgactttcatcaacattttcttaactatagttaactaactttttaaacttgtcaaaattttatgaaaagttctgctTAAGGtagtttgaacacttctctaccacggtcagtatgtttctaaaccattccttacgtattttaattgtactcttcattatgtgaaaaaatcgcaaacctatcaaagtcaccccgttttacggtatatgagttatttcataattttttaagatccagaataaaagaacacaatgtataacttatgtggtcataactcgaggcagggttgccagatcttcaataattttgactcattgcaaaggcctttcaattgccaaaccaacgatgggtcggatgatggatccggtcatagtttacatacatttaagttagattcggcttcaaaaatgtacatgaataccacttaagtggtcataactcgagacagggttgccagatcttaaatgttttggactcattggaaaggcctttcaattgcctaaccaacgatgggtcggatgatggatccggacatagtttacatacatttaagtgagatccggctttaaaaagtacataaatatcacttaagaggtcataactcgagacagggttgccagatcttcaatgtcttggactcattggaaaggcctttcaattacctaatcaacgatgggtcggatgatggatccggacatcgtttacatgcatataattgagatccgggtatttgtgaaaacacatttttatgcataacttttgaactacttatcgaaacttcaaacaattcaatagcgatgtatgggaccctaaaccaagtcgaatgcaactggttcgatcaaaatcggttcagccagtcctgagaaaactcagtgagaattttggtcacatacatacatacacacacacatatacacacacatacacacacacatacacacacacacacacacatacacacatacacacacacagacatttgttcagttttcgattctgagtagatatgtatacatgaaggtgggtctaggagcttttaatagaaagttcatttttagagcaggattatagccttacctcagtgaggaaggcaaaatacacagaaaaaaaatgatggtaatattcatcaggaaatggtgacagattttgtggcttaaaaaatgatgaattttaccccagaaaatgatgaattttcatcagtttttgatgaatattcatcaggttcacatttttactcattttttattcaacctacaaaattttcaacattccaaaattcaactttttttttctgtgtatcatcCAACTGTCCATATCACGAATTTTGGGTAAATTTCTTGATATGATAGACATGGGAGATACGAGAAGTCGTTAATGCTAATGATATTGACATTTTGCTGCAGTGAATAAATATTAGTTCAAAAAAAGTAATCATGGAATTAAGGGTGAACTGAACAGCAATcaaagaagttgttgtcttcttattccaaatacGGTACGGAACCAATCCTGTTGAAGATACTTACAACTGCAGTTGAATACGATTGaatatcagttttttttctacaagcagcattttctttttttcaaactttgtagCACAACCAAGTCACGTACAGCGTGTCACTAATCCTAGAATAACCATTACATGAAATCCGAGCCCTGACACTGGCCAAACGAGGGCATAAAAGCGAGTGCCACACCGAGTGATGGATAGTTTACCGAAAAGACACTGATAACAACTGTCTCTGGACGTTTTGTCGGACAGGCCCTCAGTGTCCATCCTCCCTTTTAGGTTCGTCGTCTGCCTGTCCCCCCGGATGAGGGAGGCTACCTCAATTTTTACGTGGCTTTTGTGTTATTGCCGTGTGATATGATCCAATTTCCCGTTCTGACCCCTGGCCGCGTTTGCCACGTGCCCTGGTCGTTCCTAGTGGCGCACTTTGGGTTTTTGCCGCTGAAGTTTAGAAACAGATCGGCCAAACTGGTATACCTGGCTGGTTGTACAGCTAAACTTGGCAGTGTTGGGAAGCTCAAAATGGGAGTCACCCAAGTCATAGCCAGTCTGTTTATGGGTGGTTTGTAAATCTCCCTCCTCTCTCACTTTGGTCCGGCGTGTGTCTGAACAGCTGCTGCGATGTCAGTGTGGTGTACCGCTAGCTTGGAATCTAGCCTGCTAACCGAGTTTGAAGGACGACTTTTAGCGCTTGATTCGATTAAAAGTAGGAACGGTCATTTTAAAGCCTTCAATATATTTATCTTTGAAAcactttgaatgttttaaataaaactgtcaggttcgaatcaaatttgaatttggcTTCTCGAATTTCtacaaaattgaaacaattcAAATCCCACTTCTTGAATgtatatttgtttaattttatatcaACGTCaacaaaattgaatgaaaatgcAATGGAACCATTCAAAGACACCAATCGCCTCCATTGAATCTTTTCTCTTAGAATGaatctacagtatgtaaaaaaagtatttacaccccttgggcactatgcacattttgtgatgaaacatgtaaaaaatttaaagtttgacaggaacctagtactacattttgttcaaaaactcctgccaaacattttgctacaaaaatctcatgaaaagatgatttctataaaaagttatataacaaatactattacgaaaatgaaaaaatgcgcaaaaaaagtatgtacacctttcgaaaattaacataaataatgttatttgttgacaaatcaccataaatccagtctcccaactccaaataggcatccttgactgattaaaaaaataatttggattgaatataaagtttactaactacttagtataaaagtttatataactctggaaattctatataaaacttatctaaacttaattttgcaaacttttaattcaactcaatgtcaatatattaccatataattgctaaataaacattttggagtgggtataacaccgttttgggggtatttgtatcgatagaatagatttttcgttggaatttcgtaccaacccggaattacgtcgtaggaaaatccgccggcatccgaactggtccacgattcacaagtcaacctatgtggaatcggaaagggcataaaatttccgatcttttgatacccaaacatctacgttttctttaaaacctacgtttttaaatacctgggcaaaaagtaagtttgatccacgagaacaaaaattacgaaattccatacatttttggcaggttgctcaaacgaaaccataacaacgttttttcttaggtatttaaaaacgtaggttttaaagaaaacgtagatgtttgggtatcaaaagatcggaaattttatgccctttccgattccacataggttaacttgtgaatcgtggaccggttcggatgccggcggattttcctacgacgtaattccgggttggtacgaaattccaacgaaaaatctattctatcgatacaaataccccaaaacggtgttatacccactccaaaatgtttatttagcaattatatggtaatatattgacattgagttgaattaaaagtttgcaaaattaagtttagataagttttatatagaatttccagagttatataaacttttatactaagtagttagtaaactttatattcaatccaaattatttttaatcagtcaaggatgcctatttggagttgggagactggatttatggtgatttgtcaacaaataacattatttatgttaatttttcgaaaggtgtacaaacttttttgcacctttattttcgtaatagtatttgttatataactttttatagaaatcatcttttcatgagttttttgtagcaaaatgtttggcatgagtttctgaacaaaacgtagtactaggttcctgtcaaactttaaattttttacatgtttcatcacaaaatgtgcatagtgcccaaggggtgtaaatactttttttacatactgtatggaGGTTCTTGGCTTCTTACAGAATTTAACGAGATATTCACCGGGAAATTCATAAAATGGCATTTAGCTAAAACAACTTTGTAAATGCGGTACCGATACTCCTCGAGGGTGTTTTCCTCAGTCCCAACTCAGGAGAGTTTTTTTCCAAGCATTGACTTCATGTTCAGCTTATTTGAAATTGTAtgtaatttttatcaaattccaaTTGAACCAAGCTCTGAATTCACAGCAACTATTGCCCATCAAGCAGCAGGAAATCGATACTCTAGGGCAGCGTGAAATACACCAGCAGCGTGGCGGAGGTAGTGGTGGTGGCCAATAGGGTGGGTAGTAGTGGGTGGTGGACCCGAGACGGACgggaattaattttttatttgttctctGCGCTATACGAAAAGCGGCTACAGCAACTATTGGATGGGTGGAAACAGCGTGGAGAATCTCCTCTGGTCTGCTGGTTAGCTGGCCTAAATGATGACATCATTTGATATTTTGAGAACTTTATTTTTCCACCATTTTGAAGCCGTTCGTTCAAATAATTTCCACCAAAACCGGATGCACAAACAAACTCTCACTCGACTGCACCGGCCCCTTGAAAATATCTGCATTATGGTTCCACTTGGAAATGCGAAAAACAGGTCAAGTtgtttttgaatagtttttCTTGATGCTGATGCTGCACCGCGCTGTTTCTCTCGAGTGTCGAAGGGTCGATTAATTCATTAGTCGTTTAGTTGGCAGACCCAAAAGTGCCACTTGGCTGGAGTGACATCCCATTGTAGGTCGTATTCTATGGGGGAAGAAAGGGATGATGCTGAAACAGGGATAATCGTTTCATATTGAATGCCCCTTTCAATGAAAACGGGGAAAAAACGTCAAGGCAAAAACACGTTTTATAATGAAACAATCTGCTTACTGAACAACCGAATCTCAGAGCAAAATGGTCTTGGTCTAGGTTGAGAGAATTATGACGACGATGGGAGAAAAATGCTTTGTAGAATGCAATTTAAGAAGCCTGCTTTATCCATAACAATGCGTAGCAATGTTAAATTATTCatcatttgttttaaaaaagtgtttttgaagagtattgatccttgcatttttacagtcactgcaACTAGCCTTAAGTTTAATTGATTCATTTAGTTTTTCATAAATGGATtcgattaaaatatttgaaacgacTTACTGCACTGCCCATAATTCGGCTATTAtgtcaaatcaagtattccgagaaaaacgcgttttagtgtttgtaaccaaatctccgtcaagacaatttcccataagagtggcatattagccgtttgtttttttttgcatcggcagccaaatctaaacactattttagtaaaattcaagtttcagagATGCGTttgaacatcctctaccacctggtgctaatatctcgttattgtcaaaagtggatattagccgttttttcaatggtgggcagtgtagttagaatttttttttcaaaaaaaaaaatcttgaataaaATATCAGCTTTTGAAAATATGCTCAATTTTGATACGAATTACTTTTATTTTGAACATGAccgtaaaggttttttttaatttacccgtaatattttgaaaattattgcttgtcatattttttcaaatgcataGATCAAAGAACTCTTTTGATCAAATATCTTTATCAATCAATGATTATCAATGATgatattaaaatgtttaaactttCAACACATGCAAATCGGAGATCATAAAAAAGGGATCAACCCTTtcctaaaacttatcaaaaatatttatatcatTGATCATTATCGGTAAAAGAGTTTACTTTGTCTGTTTTTAAACTTATTCTCTGTTAACATTTTCctgttaaataaattatttaactattttaatttcgaaagggccaaacattcaatattacgtccttttgaaatgggttcgaaaagatcgaattttttttcgaagtttcattttttaacatcgaaaatcggaccattagttgctgtgcATCGGCATTGGATAattgagggttgtttgggtgagactgaaaatactttattttttctgatattttttttttcattcagccgctgtttctcagcaaccagaggccaaatcttcaatgcctcttagacaattttatagcaaattttttgactaacaaaaaaaaatcagaaatggtcactcatggtcaccattttttaaaatcgaaaaattgttaATTGTCAATGTTATTTCACtgtaatcaaactttcggtggctatttttttcataaatgttcaaaatattttaaataaatgaagaaaaaggcattttacattgttttgagttgattagacttctgtttgcatttgatttttccagttttatgaaaaaatattttgctttgccccctgattattcgaaCAAATTTGAAGGGATTATTAGAACTCGTtgg from Culex quinquefasciatus strain JHB chromosome 3, VPISU_Cqui_1.0_pri_paternal, whole genome shotgun sequence includes:
- the LOC6043802 gene encoding uncharacterized protein LOC6043802 gives rise to the protein MAPFKLRFRMGSGSSRSASQEQDVVVDSQANQMIVQTNSYLSSSGNNTAAYGSSTTLDSEQNNDSLVSMSNDQRALIRDRDSPDERIGYVNPTLTHTEGTTIPLSPPPSYEHVLEENRLAALDKENNKTSTLSLSPSSYDMFGSNQQLTACTPQDQQQSYDQQSQQQATPNTTRKQESIDSSLYSCSSGTSPSQENLLGCTGSCDPLYNMAAQEHMEDLAEEMEDMHIEETCLSNDNLDDGSYTDECQSSYDPHAYEGTSSGSVVRPEIKGPEILYKSSKQLYKAVAKECGITCKMSDQCRCLDCQSRYFDCEYDQNENEKTDGGLGAGTPMFISEVMHGSACTIL
- the LOC6043801 gene encoding uncharacterized protein LOC6043801 produces the protein MIVKSSIIFKQPPLSLITKTEPFTVQESLYYMIGTICQQNVELMPHFNSAKLMFFFAHLTSFFIFTSYSASIVALLQSPSRAITTVADLAASPFKAGSMDAIYAFVYFNESKDPAVKELFQKKMKPLGKKAFTEADVGMRRVRDEFYAFSVEVNAAYLLIKETFTPQDVCKVYELEAIKLPPFSIPVLKGSKYRELLRQRLIWQREVGIIRRYNLIWIAQKPTCESGAAAFNSVGLNELRYVCIFMIIGFGVAFLLLACEIAWKKQQNKRIAKAKLKQQQSRSTLISFLN